The DNA window GGCCCTGCGCCGCGCCGTTGCCACCGCGCCCGGCCCGCTCGTCAGCGCAGTCATCGGCGCTTTCGGCGCGATTTTCGCCATGGCCGCGGTGATGAAAATCCTGCTCAACGTGGACGCCCCCCGCACCGACATGAGGCGCACCGTAGCGCTCACGCTCGGCTCCAACGCGTGGTCAACCTCCGTACCAGGCGGCCCCGCGCTCTCGGCGTGGCTGACCTACCGCGTGCAGCGCAGCTGGGGCGCGTCGACCGGCCTGTGCGGCTGGTTCTTCGTCATCTCGGGAGCGCTGTCCACGGTGTGGATGATGCTGATCGGCCTGGTCGCTGTCGTCTTCCTCGGTGCCTCGCTCTCCGTGACGACACTGGTGAGCACGCTGACGCTCACCCTCGCGGTCGTCGCCGGAATGTTCTGGGCCACGCGCAACCCCGACATTCTTACGCGCTGGGCCCGCTACCTACCGACGAGTGTGCGCAACCGGGTGACAAACGTGATCCAGCAGGTCTCGCAGATCCGCATGAGCGCCGGCCAGTTCGTCACCGCGGCCTGCTTCTCCCTCTGCAACCGGCTTCTCGACCTCATCGTGCTCTTCTTCTGCGTGTGGGCGGTCCTCGGCACGCCGCCAGGCATGCAGCCGGGACTCAACGAAGCCTCGCTCATGGGGGTCACGCTCGCGTTCATCATGACCAAGCTCGCCGGCGCCGCCCAAGTCACCCCGGGAGGGGTGGGCACTGTGGAGGCCGCCGCTGCCGCCTCGCTCGTCGCAGCGGGCATGACGCTTATCGACGCCACCGCCGCCACCCTCATCTACCGCATCATCTCCTTCGCGCTCATCACCGCTATTGGCTGGGTCGTCCACGTTGTCTGCTACGCCGGTCGTGGCTACATGCTGGGCGCGCCGTCGCGGTCGGGTGTTGGTTCCGGCTCCGACGAGCAGTGACAGTTTTCGCATTCGTTGTCCTCGCATGGTTTGTCGGCGAAGCTGTCGCCGTAGTCCTCGAGTTCGTGGTGTAGGCGTGCGCGGCCGTTGCGTGACGTGATTTAGCTCTCGCTTACGCTTGTCCCTGATGATTTCTACCGTCGTTGTTGCGCATTGCAGATTGCGCTGAATCCCACGCCTCAATCAGGTTTTGGGCCGCATTATCGCCACCTGGGACAAACGTTTTTAGCATGTCCACCACTTCACTAGTCCCCATCGTCCCCTTGTCGGAGTATTCATTAAACAGCACTACGGTTTCTCTGGGGAATAGCAATAGCCCTTGGTTTATATCGACCTCGTCGCCATTATTAAAAGCATGCACTGTTCCCAATAGTTTGAGTGCGAGCGTCTCTTGTTCGAAAGTCAAGGCCATGAGCATCGCTGCTTTTCGAAAGCTTGTTAACGGCGAGGGGAATGGGCTGTGCAGTTCAACCAACCGTTCAATTTGGACAGACAGATACTCTATTCTCCGCTCCAGGGCAGCGACGTCTACTGAGTCTTCTTCCACAAAACCTCTCCCTACAAAAAGACAAACATCAATGCTTCAGCTATATCAAAAGAAAATTCAGAGAGAAATATGATCTATGTGGTTTTTGGTGCCGTGGTCGCGCTATTCATCTCCTTATGCATCATGGCAATCGGGTACCTAGTCCACCTTTCAGCTGAGCGGAAAGTGCTTTCTCCATACCGTTTCCTAGTCGTGATGGTTTTACTAGCACCCGTTTTTCTGATCTACGACATACTCAACGATGAGTTGTGTAGCGGCCTTTTCAATTATGCGGTCAGCGGTTACTTAATAACCGCAGTCACCATCAGTTCCCTGTGGCACATCGTTGCGGATGAGCCCAGCGAAGCGTGGGAGTAGGAGCGGTCACCGGGAGAGGGTGTGTATCCAGCGCTTCCCGCGAGGTATTTATACAAGGTGGCCGCCCGATCCCGAGCCGACAGGCAACCACCGCTTTGAACCACCATCAGCCATCCCCCGGGCCTGGGCAATCTGGGCTCCGTTAAGCACCTTCGCCCGACCCTTGTAGACAGACAGCGCGCGCCTTCGCTCGGACGATGCCCTCGGCCTGGCGCTCCTTAATTATGGAGCGCTCAAACTCAGCCGCACTACCCATAAGCCGCAGCATCAACTTAGCGATCGGATTCGCCTTCACCGAATACGTCTGTCCCTCGCGCAGGAACCTCACCTAGCCCCGCGACTCACGAGGTCTTCGACAATAGGCCTTGACCAGAGTGGTTCCCGGCCAAGGCCCTGAATGGGCGGAGCGCTTAGTCCTTGCTATTGCGTCTTGACGTGAGGCTCCAGTAGATGCACATTGCTCCGATTACGGCGACAGTTCCAGCAGCCGCTATAACCGTAACCTCGCCCGTGCCCCGAGAGATTGCCAAGAGCACGCTCAGCAGCGAGAGCACGATAGCGATGACGCCAGCACCAAACCCGACACGTTCTGAAACATTCATTTTCAACACCTCCTAGCTGGGATCAGTAGTGCTTAGTTGAGCGGGCCGTAGTTAACCTTGCAAGCAGCGATCTGTTGCCATGGCAGTTCCAATATAGGTCGCGGCTGCCCCTCCGATAACCAAGCTACCACCGAGTGTGAGCTGTGCCATTGCGTCTGCGGCGAGCCGGCCGGGGCGATAGCACGTCGACAGGCGATACTTCCACCCCTGCGGAATTAGTCTGGCAAAACGCTGTACAACACGGCGCTTGCTAGCATGGCGGCATGAAGAAAACGATTTCGAAGCCGTACGCCATAGCCGCTGACTACGTCGCTATCGCGGTGTTTGCGCTGCTTGCGCGCGCTGCGCACCAGACCGAGGAGATGCCGTTTAATTTCACGGGCTGGCTGTCCACCCTGTGGCCGTTCGCGCTCGGCGTGACGTTGGGGTGGCTGATTGCCCGCGATAACAAGGGCGGTATCATCTGGCCGGTCACCGTCATCACGGGCCTGGTGATTTGGGGTATTCGGAACCAGTCGATCCCCCACTGGTCCTTCATCGTCGTGGCGACGACGATGTCTGCGCTGCTCATGCTTGGCTGGCGCGGCATTGCCAAGCTGGTGAGCAAGCGCAGCTAGCAACCGTAACTAGAAGCGAATACCGAAGTTGTACAGCGGGTCGCCGGTCTGGATTCCGTTGACGAACCAGACCAGCATGCTCAGCAGGTCACCGACGATATCGAGGGTGGAAGACAACATTATTCGCGCTACCTTTCTTGCGTGATCAACGTACGCATAGCCTATCGGCTACGTAACAAAACTGTTACAGCGGGCTGATTGTGTGCTTCTTCGGCAAGTCCTGCTCCTGCTTGGTCGCAAGCTGGCGCAGGGCGCGGCGCAGCGCGATGCGCGTCTCGTTCGGCTCGATCATCTGGTCAATGTAACCGCGCTCGGCAGCGACGTACGGCGAGGTCATGTTCTCGTCGTAGAAGTCCATGAACATCTTCTTCATCGCCTCGCGCTGCGCGGGGTCCTCGATGGCGGCGAGCTGCTTGCCCTGAATCATCACCACGGCAGCCGAGGATCCCATCACGGCGATCTGGGCGGTGGGCCACGCCAGGTTGATGTCGCCGCACAGGTTCTTCGAACCCATCACCGCGTACGCGCCGCCGTAGGCCTTGCGCACGATCAGCGCGACCTTCGGCACGGTGGCCTCCACACCCGCGAAGGCAAACTTCGCGCCGCGGTGGATCAGGCCCTCGCGCTCCTGCGCCACGCCGGGCAGGTAGCCCGGGGTGTCCACCACGTAGACGATGGGAATGTTGTAGGCGTCGCAGGTACGGATGAAACGCGCGCCCTTGTCGGCGGCATCCGCATCAATGCAGCCGGCCTGGTACATCGGGTTGTTGGCCACGAACCCGACAGCGCGGCCGTCGATACGCCCGAAGGCACAGATGAGGTTCTCGGCGTAGTTCGCTTGGATTTCGACGAGGTCTTCGTCGTCGCCAAGCTGGACCAGCAGGTCCATCATGTCGTAGCCGGCGTTCGTGTCGTCCGGCATGAAGGTATCCAGCTCGCTGTCGTCGAGCTCCTCGTCCTCCGGCGCCTCGACGAGCGGGGCCGGGTCGAAGGCCGAGGTCGGCAGGTGCGAGAGCAGGTCGCGGACGTAGTCGAAGGCCTCCTCCTCGGACGCCACCACGGCCTGGATGTTGCCGGACTGCTCCTGCACGCGCGCGCCACCCAGCTCGGCGGAGGTGATGTCCTCGCCGGTCACCTCGCGGATCACGTTCGGGCCGGTCACGTACATCTCGGATTCGCCGTCGACGGCGACCACGAAGTCGGTCGTCACCGGGGCGTAGACCGCACCGCCGGCGGACTTGCCCAGCATGATGGAGATCTGCGGGCTGCGGCCTGACAGGGGAAGCTGGCGGCGTGCGATCTCCGAGTACATCGCCAACGAGGTCACCGCGTCCTGGATGCGGGCACCGCCCGAGTCCTGGATACCGATGACGGGGCAGCCGATCTTGATGGCAAACTCCATCACCTCGACCACCTTGCGGCCAAAAGTTACGCCGACGGAACCGCCGTAGACGGTCTTGTCGTGCGCGTAGATCGCCACCGGGCGGTCGTCGATGCGTCCGTAGCCGGTGACCACACCATCCGAGTAGACGGCCTTATCATCGCCCGGGGTGCGCGCGAGCGCCCCGATCTCGACGAAGGAGCCCTCGTCGAGTAGCGCGGCGATGCGCTCGCGCGGCGTCGTGCGTCCTGCGTCGTCGCGGCGTTTGCGGGAGCGCTCCGAGCCCGGGTCCTGGGCCTTTTCCAGCCGGGCGCGCAGATCTGCAAGCTTATCGGCGGTTGTCATTCTCAATCCAATCATTCATGTGCTTGCCCACGATCCCCACCGCGGGCTCGTCCACTACGGCGAGGTGGTCGCCGGGCAAGTGCACGATCGTCAGATCTTTCACGATAGCGCCCCAGCCACCGTCCTCGTCAATGTGCGCGTAGTTCGGCTCCAGGGCGATCGCGCCGTCGTGCATCCGCTCCGCGCGGAACAGCAGCACCGGCACATTGACCTCGGCCCACTGGCCAAAGTCGAGATGGTTGAGGATCTGGTTGTCCACAAACGAGGCACGCTGGTGCTCAAGCACACCCGCGGCCAGGCCGTGCTCGGAAGCGTCGGTGGTGGCCAGGAATTGCGTGAGCATTTCCAGCAGCGCTTCCTCACCGGCGGTCTCCAACAGCTCGTAGGGCACCTCGAAGTCCAGGCCGTAGGTCTCCTTGGCAAAGGCGGCGTAGCGGCCCCAGCGCGCCTTCGTCTCCTCCGGCGTATCCGGGATCGGCTCGCTCGGCTGCGTCGTATCCAGCAGCGCGATGAAGTCAATCTTGTCGTTGCCCAGCTGGTGCGCGACCTCGTAGGCCAGCGCGCCACCGAAGGACCAGCCAGCCAGCACGACCTTGCGCCCGTTGGCCAGCTTCTCAATGTCTCCCACGTACGCTGCGGCGCGCTCCTTGAGCGAGCCTTCGCGGCGCTCCACGCCATAGACCGGCACGTTGTCCTTCAGGCGGCGGGCCAGCGGCGCGTACACGCTTGAGGACCCACCTGCCGGGTGGAACACGAAGACCGGGTTGACCTCGTCCGAACCGTCTCGGAAGACACGGATATTGCCCTCCACCTCGGTCTCCAACCCCTCGCGCACGAGGTTCGCCAGCGGCTCGAGCGTCTCCGCCTCACGCACCTGCGCAGCTGTGACCTCGATGCCGGAGCGCTCAGCAAGGTGCGCCGCAATCTTTTCCGCCTGGGCTTCGCTTATCGACGCCAACGTTGACGTCACACCAGCCGCAGCCTTCCCCGCGTACTTCGCCCACGCACCGAACACGAGGCGCTCGGACGCATCGCGCGGTGCGACGCCGACGCCCTGCGATTCGGCGGGCTCAGCGGCAGGTGCAAGCTCGGCGGCAGGCTCGGACTCCGCGCTTTCGCGGCCCGCAACGGCGTCTTCGACGATGCGGATGACGTCGGCCACGGAGGCGTCGCGAAGCGTCTGCACCTGCAGCGGCGGGATTTGGAAGTCGTTTTCCACGCGGTTCTTAATCCGCATGCCCATCAGCGAGTCCAGCCCCAGGTCGATCAGGGGCAGCTCGTCGGGCAGGTCGTCCGGGTCGTAGCCCATGGACTCGGAGACGATGCCGCGCAGGCGCTGCGCGACCGTCTCGCCGGAGGCCGGGTCCCAGCGGACCGCGTCTACCTCGTCGGAGCTGGGCTCTGCGGCTGCCGCGGGGGCAGCGGCAGGCTCAGGCGCGGCGACCCCCGCGAGGTGCCCGTCCCCGCCCAGGTCGAGCGTGGTGACGAAGCCCTCGGCAAGCAGGGTGTCCTCGTGGTACACCTCGACGCTGGCACCGCCGAGGCTGCGCTTGACCACGGTGGTCACCTCGCCGTCGGCAGGCAGGTAGCCGTGCTCCTCGCTAGCCACGACCCGCGAGTTCGGCAGCACCTCGGCGGCCGCGGCCTCGATGAGCTGGTAGGGGCTAAAGACCTGGTCGGCCTGGGTGGCAAAGGCCACTTGCCCGCCGGGCAGGTTCACGCGCGACCCCAACAGCGACGCCGTCGCAGACGACGGGCGTGCCGCGGTCCAGTAGGAGTTGGCGTGGAAGACGGTGCGCGGGGCGTCGATACGCGGGCCCGGCCCGTAGAAGGGGGCGAAGTCGACCGACATTCCGCCGACGTAGAGCTTGGATGCCAGGTCGATCAGCGAGTCGACCTCGTCCACCTTGCGCTTCGCGGTAAACAGCAACTGCGCGTCCGGCTTGCCCACGGAGAAAGCGGTGTTCATCATGCCCATCACCGCAACCGGGTTCGGGGCGACCTCCACCAGCGTGGTGTGGCCGGCCGCAAACGCCTCCTCGGTGGCGTCTTGGAAGTACACCGGCTGGCGGGTCATGCGCAGGAAGTACTCCTCATCGTGCACGACCGCGCCTGCCGGGTACACCTCGCCGCGATCCACCGAGCTAAACAGCGGCACGCGCAGTGGGCGGGCGTCGATACCCGCAATGCTGGCGGCCAGATCGCCCAGGATCGGGTCCAGCGCAGAGGTGTGGCCCGCGCCGCGCACGTTGAGCTTGCGGGCGAACTTCTCCTCCGCGGTCAAGGCCTCGACGATGTAGTCGACCGCCTTGCCCGGGCCACCGACGGTGGTCATGCCGGGGCCCGCGTAGACGGCGGGCTCGACGCCCGCTGCCTCCGGGTGCGCGTCGATGAATTCGGCGAGCTGCTCGCGCGAGAGCTCGACGACCACCATCGCGCCCTCCTCGTCGGTACCGGCGATCATCGCCTCGCCCTCGCCCATGAGGCGGGCGCGTTGGCAGGCGATCAGCATGGCGTCCTTGGCAGACAAACCGCCGGCTGCATAGCCCGCGGCGATTTCACCCATGGACATGCCCATCGTCGCCGCCGGGGTGATTCCCACAGAAGCGAGCAGGTCAGTCTGCGCGATCTGGATCGCGGTGATGGTGACCTGGCCGGTCTCGGTATCGTAGGTCTGCCCGTCATCAGTGATGATGTCCAGCATGGACCAGCCGGCCTCGTAGCGGACGTACTCATCCAGCTCGCGCATCCGGGCGGCGAACAGCGGCGAAACATCCAGCAGGCGCTTGGCCATCTTGCGGTGCTGCGAGCCGAAACCGGAGTACACAAACACCGGGCCGGTGGCGGCGGGCGAATCCGCAACGGACACGCCAGGGCCTACCTTGCCGTCGGCAACGAGGCGCAGGCGCTTGATCGCCTCCTCAACGCTCGTGGCTTGCACGACGGCAGCGGAGCGGCCGTGATTTCGCTTGGCCAGCGAACGCGCCAGCGGTGCGAGCTCCTTACCCGGGTTGGCTTCCAGGTAGTCGGCGAGCTGCGCTGCCGCTTCCTTACGGCGCGAGGGCAACAGTCCCGAGACCGGCAGGGCAACCTGCTCGGCCGCGCCAACGACGAAGGCGTCTTCTGCAGGTGCCTCCGCCTCGTAGTCAGCCGCGTCAAAGTCAGTAACGACGACGTGCGCGTTCGTACCGCCGAAGCCGAAGCCGGATACCCCGGCGATGCGGCGGCCCGAGTAGCGCGGCCACTCGCGCGGGTCAGCGACGACCTCAATGCGCTCCGCGTCAAAGTCCACGAAGTGGTTCGGCGCAGTGAAGTTCGCGCTGGCGGGAACAATATCGTGCTTGAGCGCTTCGAGCACCTTAATCATCGCCACGACACCGGCGGCGGATTCGGAGTGGCCAATGCTGGACTTCGCCGACCCCAGCAGCAGCGGCGCGGAGGAGTCGCGGCCGCGGCCGAGTACCTCGCCGAGCGCGGTCGCCTCGATCGGGTCACCAAGAATGGTGCCGGTACCGTGCGCCTCGACTACGTCCACGTGGTGCGGGTCGATGCCTGCGTCCGCATACGCGCGGCGCAGCACGTCCACCTGCGCGTCCGGGTTCGGGGCGGTCAGGCCATTGGAGTGCCCGTCGGAGTTGGTCGCCGAGCCCTTAATCACGGCCAAAATCTCGTCGCCGTCAGCCATCGCGTCGGCGACGCGCTTGAGCACGACGAAGCCTGCGGCCTCGGAGCGGACGATGCCGTCAGCATCATCCGAGAACGCGTGGATACGCCCGGTCGGGCTAATCACGCCCAGCTCGGAGAACATCAGCGAAGCAAAGGGATTCGCCAGAATATTCACGCCACCAGCCAGGGCCAGGTCCGCTTCCCCGTCGCGCAACGCGCGCACCGCGTGGTGCACCGACACCAGCGAAGACGAGCAGGCAGTATCCACGTTCATCGAAGGCCCGCGGAAGTCAAAGGCATAAGAAATGCGGTTCGGAATGATCGAGCTCGCCGCACCGGTCAGCGCGTACGGGTGGGCCTGTGCCGGGTCCGCGCCCATGAGCATCCCGTAGTCGTTGGCAGAGGAGCCCACGAACACACCGACCGGGGTGCCGCGCAGCGAGTCCGCCGGGATGTGCGCATCTTCCAGCGCCTCCCACGCCACCTCGAGCATGATGCGCTGCTGCGGGTCCATGTTGGTGGCTTCCAGCGGGGAGAGACCGAAGAACTCGTTATCGAAGGAGGCAATGTCATCGAGGTAGCCGCCGTCGGTCGCTTCCTCCGCCATCTTTGTGCGCAGGTAGGGGTCGCCGGAGTACTCGCTCCACCTGCCCTCGGGCAGTGGGCCGGTGGCCACGTGCCCGTCGAGAAGCAGCTGCCAGAAGGCTGCCT is part of the Corynebacterium imitans genome and encodes:
- a CDS encoding lysylphosphatidylglycerol synthase transmembrane domain-containing protein is translated as MNSNTARWVRWLSPVALLAVLAVAFRSELGFLTEAFAALRRAVATAPGPLVSAVIGAFGAIFAMAAVMKILLNVDAPRTDMRRTVALTLGSNAWSTSVPGGPALSAWLTYRVQRSWGASTGLCGWFFVISGALSTVWMMLIGLVAVVFLGASLSVTTLVSTLTLTLAVVAGMFWATRNPDILTRWARYLPTSVRNRVTNVIQQVSQIRMSAGQFVTAACFSLCNRLLDLIVLFFCVWAVLGTPPGMQPGLNEASLMGVTLAFIMTKLAGAAQVTPGGVGTVEAAAAASLVAAGMTLIDATAATLIYRIISFALITAIGWVVHVVCYAGRGYMLGAPSRSGVGSGSDEQ
- a CDS encoding DUF3054 domain-containing protein, coding for MKKTISKPYAIAADYVAIAVFALLARAAHQTEEMPFNFTGWLSTLWPFALGVTLGWLIARDNKGGIIWPVTVITGLVIWGIRNQSIPHWSFIVVATTMSALLMLGWRGIAKLVSKRS
- a CDS encoding acyl-CoA carboxylase subunit beta, with product MTTADKLADLRARLEKAQDPGSERSRKRRDDAGRTTPRERIAALLDEGSFVEIGALARTPGDDKAVYSDGVVTGYGRIDDRPVAIYAHDKTVYGGSVGVTFGRKVVEVMEFAIKIGCPVIGIQDSGGARIQDAVTSLAMYSEIARRQLPLSGRSPQISIMLGKSAGGAVYAPVTTDFVVAVDGESEMYVTGPNVIREVTGEDITSAELGGARVQEQSGNIQAVVASEEEAFDYVRDLLSHLPTSAFDPAPLVEAPEDEELDDSELDTFMPDDTNAGYDMMDLLVQLGDDEDLVEIQANYAENLICAFGRIDGRAVGFVANNPMYQAGCIDADAADKGARFIRTCDAYNIPIVYVVDTPGYLPGVAQEREGLIHRGAKFAFAGVEATVPKVALIVRKAYGGAYAVMGSKNLCGDINLAWPTAQIAVMGSSAAVVMIQGKQLAAIEDPAQREAMKKMFMDFYDENMTSPYVAAERGYIDQMIEPNETRIALRRALRQLATKQEQDLPKKHTISPL
- a CDS encoding recombinase family protein; the encoded protein is MLRLMGSAAEFERSIIKERQAEGIVRAKARAVCLQGSGEGA
- the pks13 gene encoding polyketide synthase Pks13 (Pks13 is a key enzyme in mycolic acid biosynthesis.), yielding MSETELIRWLSQWVAETTDVTSAEEVDPARSLESYGLSSRDAVVLSGELERTLGRRVDPTIAYQHPTILALAKALTQTPVSGGAKRGSTGRREALAPAERDIAIVGSAGRFPGAKDQAAFWQLLLDGHVATGPLPEGRWSEYSGDPYLRTKMAEEATDGGYLDDIASFDNEFFGLSPLEATNMDPQQRIMLEVAWEALEDAHIPADSLRGTPVGVFVGSSANDYGMLMGADPAQAHPYALTGAASSIIPNRISYAFDFRGPSMNVDTACSSSLVSVHHAVRALRDGEADLALAGGVNILANPFASLMFSELGVISPTGRIHAFSDDADGIVRSEAAGFVVLKRVADAMADGDEILAVIKGSATNSDGHSNGLTAPNPDAQVDVLRRAYADAGIDPHHVDVVEAHGTGTILGDPIEATALGEVLGRGRDSSAPLLLGSAKSSIGHSESAAGVVAMIKVLEALKHDIVPASANFTAPNHFVDFDAERIEVVADPREWPRYSGRRIAGVSGFGFGGTNAHVVVTDFDAADYEAEAPAEDAFVVGAAEQVALPVSGLLPSRRKEAAAQLADYLEANPGKELAPLARSLAKRNHGRSAAVVQATSVEEAIKRLRLVADGKVGPGVSVADSPAATGPVFVYSGFGSQHRKMAKRLLDVSPLFAARMRELDEYVRYEAGWSMLDIITDDGQTYDTETGQVTITAIQIAQTDLLASVGITPAATMGMSMGEIAAGYAAGGLSAKDAMLIACQRARLMGEGEAMIAGTDEEGAMVVVELSREQLAEFIDAHPEAAGVEPAVYAGPGMTTVGGPGKAVDYIVEALTAEEKFARKLNVRGAGHTSALDPILGDLAASIAGIDARPLRVPLFSSVDRGEVYPAGAVVHDEEYFLRMTRQPVYFQDATEEAFAAGHTTLVEVAPNPVAVMGMMNTAFSVGKPDAQLLFTAKRKVDEVDSLIDLASKLYVGGMSVDFAPFYGPGPRIDAPRTVFHANSYWTAARPSSATASLLGSRVNLPGGQVAFATQADQVFSPYQLIEAAAAEVLPNSRVVASEEHGYLPADGEVTTVVKRSLGGASVEVYHEDTLLAEGFVTTLDLGGDGHLAGVAAPEPAAAPAAAAEPSSDEVDAVRWDPASGETVAQRLRGIVSESMGYDPDDLPDELPLIDLGLDSLMGMRIKNRVENDFQIPPLQVQTLRDASVADVIRIVEDAVAGRESAESEPAAELAPAAEPAESQGVGVAPRDASERLVFGAWAKYAGKAAAGVTSTLASISEAQAEKIAAHLAERSGIEVTAAQVREAETLEPLANLVREGLETEVEGNIRVFRDGSDEVNPVFVFHPAGGSSSVYAPLARRLKDNVPVYGVERREGSLKERAAAYVGDIEKLANGRKVVLAGWSFGGALAYEVAHQLGNDKIDFIALLDTTQPSEPIPDTPEETKARWGRYAAFAKETYGLDFEVPYELLETAGEEALLEMLTQFLATTDASEHGLAAGVLEHQRASFVDNQILNHLDFGQWAEVNVPVLLFRAERMHDGAIALEPNYAHIDEDGGWGAIVKDLTIVHLPGDHLAVVDEPAVGIVGKHMNDWIENDNRR